The Ahaetulla prasina isolate Xishuangbanna chromosome 14, ASM2864084v1, whole genome shotgun sequence genome includes a region encoding these proteins:
- the FAHD1 gene encoding acylpyruvase FAHD1, mitochondrial, producing MASSKPIGKFWEWGKNIFCVGRNYTAHAKELKNALPAEPLFFLKPSSAYVREGHPIIQPYYCDKLHHEVELGVVIGKRAQAVPQEAAMGHVAGYALCLDMTARDVQEECKKKGLPWTLAKGFNTSCPVSDFVPKEKVPDPHRLKIWLKVNGELRQEGNTSGMIFTIPYIISYISGIVTLEEGDIILTGTPEGVSAVQEKDEIEAGIEGLLSIRFQVARQKSRP from the coding sequence ATGGCTTCCTCTAAGCCTATAGGCAAGTTCTGGGAATGGGGCAAGAACATCTTCTGCGTGGGGAGGAACTACACAGCCCATGCCAAGGAGCTGAAGAATGCTCTCCCCGCTGAGCCGCTCTTCTTCCTCAAGCCCTCCTCGGCCTACGTCAGGGAAGGCCATCCCATCATCCAGCCTTACTATTGCGATAAGCTGCACCACGAGGTGGAGCTGGGCGTAGTGATTGGGAAGAGAGCCCAGGCCGTCCCTCAGGAAGCCGCCATGGGTCACGTGGCAGGCTACGCTCTCTGCCTGGACATGACAGCCAGGGATGTTCAGGAGGAGTGCAAGAAGAAAGGGCTTCCTTGGACTCTGGCCAAAGGATTCAATACCTCCTGTCCAGTGAGTGACTTTGTGCCCAAGGAGAAAGTCCCAGATCCACATCGGTTGAAGATCTGGCTAAAGGTGAATGGAGAGTTGCGGCAAGAAGGGAACACGTCGGGCATGATTTTCACCATTCCGTACATCATCAGCTACATCAGTGGAATCGTCACCTTGGAAGAAGGAGATATCATCTTAACGGGAACCCCCGAAGGAGTCTCTGCCGTGCAAGAGAAGGATGAAATAGAAGCCGGGATTGAGGGGCTGCTGAGCATACGCTTTCAGGTAGCGCGGCAGAAAAGCCGGCCCTGA